In a genomic window of Styela clava chromosome 7, kaStyClav1.hap1.2, whole genome shotgun sequence:
- the LOC120328458 gene encoding uncharacterized protein LOC120328458, translating into MSSAETSILHPVETRSKSMQEYKSCQDGDANNSALMTEFPPSSEPTPTMQNYPAGSCNSYYGGPTPAGYADYTDRFSMGYQRMGPTITLTSHKIQFGCQQAPPPPSYGRQRSDEPVLRHDHCLLQPAQAKSWADTSVEHTPAPPTTSAPTKPNNRGRTTYSDAQIAELEGVFHSNPYPTAQTRQHLACKIDVPEGKVKIWFQNRRARAKKIKMGCGGGNWRTGHNESKTTDEHTNQNNNNMKSDCSKLSSIDSSSISINSLLPLPTKPIIAASKWPGSSCMHPWRAPYHPEASHSCRMHSHPQPYCSGHSGCSCAPTGPRNVKMWNWGSGNYMPQPCHSMYKPELDDYRNPAHNSWDSHCAFGNAPDIVTKTSKVRLNDSSISNGEENTSNTSKHENPHDTSASETEQMNTSERFSESAKIINPYDAETCSIAPTYNSHFYPGIMPQERRQAMEELSSPPPIRRLIFPFHTLTDVKSVKPEAGTMGSSPYPTVYTRPLTTPSESGYIVGPRGYQNPTSAQFNIQAIKIPDSYQPYPYLTTTSRYSDATQYNLESDGYNHAYHMASKWNPHCPETNSYHIPPAAVDDENRQNSLNDQDKAVSDDGEATDDAVDEVGMMEGDKQDERAQDVKSFCYDTEGSQNFSADCWTNRPSTSSILVKAMEFATNEGVDTKDGVEDSNENRISGLASDVIPPVDSSAVWSNQLINGMYPSVSASMVG; encoded by the exons ATGTCGAGCGCAGAAACTAGCATTCTCCATCCGGTCGAAACTCGATCAAAATCGATGCAAGAATACAAATCCTGTCAAGATGGCGATGCGAataattcagctttaatgaccgaaTTTCCTCCTAGCAGTGAACCAACACCCACGATGCAAAATTATCCCGCAG GCTCATGCAACTCATATTACGGTGGTCCAACACCCGCTGGTTATGCAGATTATACAGATCGATTTTCAATGGGATATCAGAGAATGGGTCCGACAATAACTTTGACAAGCCACAA AATTCAATTTGGATGTCAGCAAGCGCCTCCTCCGCCTTCTTACGGCAGGCAACGATCAGACGAACCAGTTTTGCGACATGACCATTGTCTTTTGCAACCTGCACAGGCGAAAT CTTGGGCTGATACATCAGTTGAACATACTCCGGCTCCACCCACGACTTCAGCTCCTACGAAACCCAACAACAGAGGAAGAACAACTTATTCTGATGCACAG ATTGCCGAATTGGAAGGGGTGTTTCATAGTAATCCATATCCAACTGCTCAAACGCGGCAACACCTTGCTTGCAAAATTGATGTTCCTGAAGGAAAAGTTAAG ATATGGTTTCAAAATCGTCGAGCGAGAGCCAAGAAGATAAAGATGGGTTGTGGAGGAGGAAATTGGCGAACTGGCCATAACGAATCGAAAACTACCGATGAgcatacaaatcaaaataacaacAATATGAAATCCGATTGCAGCAAACTTTCATCAATTGACTCTTCTTCCATTTCAATCAATTCACTTTTACCTTTACCTACAAAACCTATAATTGCTGCCAGTAAGTGGCCAGGGTCCTCCTGCATGCATCCGTGGAGAGCACCTTACCATCCCGAAGCCAGTCACTCATGCAGAATGCATTCACATCCCCAGCCTTATTGTTCTGGACATTCGGGATGCTCATGCGCTCCAACTGGGCCAAGAAATGTCAAAATGTGGAATTGGGGTTCTGGAAATTATATGCCACAGCCTTGCCATTCAATGTACAAACCTGAGTTGGACGATTACAGAAACCCTGCCCATAAttcatgggattcccattgtgCTTTCGGGAACGCGCCTGACATTGTAACAAAGACGTCAAAAGTTCGATTAAACGATTCAAGTATAAGTAATGGCGAAGAAAATACTTCTAATACGTCAAAACATGAAAACCCCCACGATACATCTGCATCCGAGACAGAACAGATGAATACATCGGAGAGATTTTCTGAGAGCGCCAAGATTATTAATCCTTATGACGCCGAAACGTGTTCCATTGCACCGACGTACAACTCTCATTTTTATCCGGGAATAATGCCGCAAGAGAGACGACAAGCAATGGAAGAACTATCCAGCCCACCACCAATTCGAAGACTAATTTTTCCATTCCATACTCTTACTGATGTTAAATCCGTAAAACCGGAAGCAGGGACAATGGGATCTTCTCCTTACCCTACCGTTTACACGAGGCCGCTCACGACGCCATCAGAAAGTGGATATATTGTTGGACCGAGGGGATATCAAAATCCAACTTCTGCCCAATTCAATATCCAGGCAATTAAAATTCCAGATTCCTACCAGCCTTATCCATACCTTACCACAACATCGCGCTACTCAGACGCCACTCAATATAATCTTGAGTCAGATGGATACAATCATGCTTATCACATGGCAAGCAAGTGGAATCCTCACTGTCCCGAAACAAATTCTTATCATATTCCGCCAGCGGCCGTAGATGACGAAAATCGCCAAAACTCGCTAAATGACCAAGATAAAGCCGTCAGCGACGACGGCGAGGCAACTGATGACGCAGTTGATGAAGTAGGAATGATGGAGGGTGATAAACAGGACGAAAGAGCCCAGGACGttaaatcgttttgttacgacACAGAAGGGTCACAAAATTTTTCGGCTGACTGTTGGACAAATCGTCCATCAACCTCAAGCATTTTGGTAAAAGCAATGGAATTTGCCACAAATGAAGGTGTGGATACTAAGGACGGCGTTGAAGATAGTAATGAAAATAGGATTTCTGGACTTGCTAGTGATGTAATACCACCTGTCGATTCAAGCGCGGTTTGGTCCAACCAACTCATAAATGGAATGTATCCATCGGTATCCGCTTCTATGGTTGGGTGA